In Rattus norvegicus strain BN/NHsdMcwi chromosome 3, GRCr8, whole genome shotgun sequence, a genomic segment contains:
- the Tgm7 gene encoding protein-glutamine gamma-glutamyltransferase Z, whose protein sequence is MCDYGFVYKGQANSITSRPWNYGQFEEDIVDICFEILNKSLYFLKNPSKDHSQRNDVVYVCRVVSAMINSNDDSGVLQGNWGEDYSQGTSPLEWNGSVAILRQWSARGGQPVKYGQCWVFASVMCTVMRCLGVPTRVVSNFHSAHNTDGNLTIDTYYDRTAEMLPAQRPDKIWNFHVWNECWMIRKDLPPGYNGWQVLDPTPQQTSSGLFCCGPASVKAIKEGDVQLPYDTPFVYAEVNADEVVWLFEGGQVQEILAHNISYIGKAISTKMVGSDERLDITSSYKYPEGSSEERSVFIKASWKLLEPRRNSSSLLDLLGSENFKDKPVQLQLHLARAPMWGQDVLLMLLVRRVPVRDHVQGPVGLTVRFCAQALLHGGGTRKPFWRHVVHLNVDSEKELQWPLLLPYSNYRDKLTDENLIHVSGIAEVEETGQFILVLKEFSLEPPYLSIEVFEKAEVGKALNIHITLTNTLMVPLNNCTMVLEGSGLINGQMTKDLGTLMAGHTIRIQLELYPIKAGRHQLQVLISSSEVKEIKGYKDIFIAAAPAS, encoded by the exons ATGTGTGACTATGGCTTTGTTTACAAGGGTCAAGCAAATTCCATCACCTCCAGGCCTTGGAACTACGGGCAG TTTGAAGAGGACATCGTTGATATCTGCTTTGAGATCTTGAACAAGAGCCTGTATTTTCTAAAGAACCCATCCAAAGACCATTCTCAGAGAAACGACGTGGTGTATGTATGCAGGGTGGTAAGCGCTATG ATCAACAGCAATGACGACAGTGGTGTGCTTCAGGGGAACTGGGGAGAGGATTACTCCCAGGGCACCAGCCCTCTGGAATGGAATGGCAGCGTGGCCATCTTGCGGCAGTGGTCGGCCAGGGGAGGACAGCCTGTGAAATATGGACAGTGTTGGGTCTTTGCCTCTGTTATGTGCACGG tAATGAGATGCTTAGGTGTTCCAACCCGAGTGGTTTCCAATTTCCATTCTGCACACAACACCGATGGGAACTTGACCATCGACACCTACTATGACCGAACTGCAGAAATGCTGCCGGCTCAGAGGCCAGACAAAATCTG GAACTTCCATGTCTGGAACGAGTGCTGGATGATCAGGAAAGACCTTCCACCAGGGTACAACGGCTGGCAGGTTCTGGACCCCACGCCCCAGCAAACCAGCAGTG GATTGTTCTGCTGTGGCCCTGCCTCTGTGAAAGCCATCAAGGAAGGGGACGTCCAGCTGCCCTATGATACCCCTTTTGTATACGCGGAGGTGAATGCTGATGAGGTCGTTTGGCTTTTTGAGGGTGGCCAGGTCCAGGAAATCCTGGCCCATAACATCAGCTACATTGGGAAAGCAATCAGCACCAAGATGGTTGGGTCAGATGAGCGCCTAGACATCACCAGTTCCTACAAGTATCCAGAAG GATCCTCTGAGGAGCGGTCTGTGTTCATTAAGGCTTCCTGGAAATTGCTGGAACCGAGAAGGAACTCCTCATCTCTCCTGGATCTCTTAGGGTCTGAGAACTTTAAGGATAAACCGGTGCAGCTGCAACTCCACCTGGCTAGGGCACCCATGTGGGGCCAGGACGTGCTGCTCATGCTACTTGTCCGGAGGGTGCCAGTCAGAGACCATGTTCAGGGGCCTGTCGGACTGACGGTGCGCTTTTGTGCACAGGCCCTCCTGCATGGGGGCGGCACTCGGAAACCGTTCTGGAGACACGTGGTACACTTGAATGTGGATTCTGAGAAGG AGCTACAGTGGCCGCTCCTGCTGCCCTACAGCAATTACAGGGACAAGCTGACAGACGAAAATCTGATCCATGTGTCTGGCATCGCTGAGGTTGAAGAGACAGGGCAGTTCATTCTGGTCCTAAAAGAGTTCTCTCTGGAGCCTCCCTACTTGTCTATTGAG GTGTTTGAAAAGGCTGAGGTGGGCAAGGCCCTGAACATCCACATCACCCTCACCAACACCCTAATGGTGCCTCTGAATAACTGCACCATGGTTCTGGAGGGGAGTGgcctcatcaatgggcagatgaCAAAAGA CCTTGGGACTCTGATGGCCGGACACACCATCCGAATTCAACTGGAGCTCTACCCCATCAAAGCTGGGCGCCACCAGCTACAAGTCCTCATCAGCAGCAGTGAGGTCAAGGAGATCAAAGGCTACAAGGACATCTTCATTGCGGCAGCTCCAGCCTCCTGA